The following coding sequences lie in one Glycine max cultivar Williams 82 chromosome 19, Glycine_max_v4.0, whole genome shotgun sequence genomic window:
- the LOC100819984 gene encoding DEAD-box ATP-dependent RNA helicase 35: MEEEDDYVEYVPVAKRRALEAQNILQRKGKASAATDDDLEKQRVAETKPSLLVKASQLKREQPEISVTEQIVQQEKEMIENLSDRKTLMSVRELAKGITYTEPLPTGWKPPLHVRRMSKKECDLIRKQWHIIADGGDIPPPIKNFKDMRFPEPVLKKLKAKGIVQPTPIQVQGLPVILSGRDMIGIAFTGSGKTLVFVLPMIMVAMQEEIMMPIVPGEGPFGLIICPSRELARQTFEVIEQFLIPLKEAGYPELRPLLCIGGVDMRSQLDIVKKGVHIVVATPGRLKDMLAKKKMNLDNCRYLTLDEADRLVDLGFEDDIREVFDHFKAQRQTLLFSATMPTKIQNFARSALVKPIIVNVGRAGAANLDVIQEVEYVKQEAKIVYLLECLQKTPPPVLIFCENKADVDDIHEYLLLKGVEAVAIHGGKDQEEREYAIAAFKAGKKDVLVATDVASKGLDFPDIQHVINYDMPAEIENYVHRIGRTGRCGKTGIATTFINKNQSETTLLDLKHLLQEAKQRIPPVLAELNDPMEDNEEITDISGVKGCAYCGGLGHRIRDCPKLEHQKSMAIANNRKDYFGSGGYRGEI, from the coding sequence ATGGAGGAAGAAGATGATTATGTTGAGTATGTGCCCGTGGCCAAGCGTCGGGCCTTGGAAGCTCAGAATATTCTCCAACGCAAAGGGAAGGCCTCTGCTGCCACTGACGATGATTTGGAGAAACAAAGAGTGGCTGAAACTAAGCCCAGTCTTCTGGTTAAAGCGTCACAGCTGAAACGAGAGCAACCCGAGATCAGTGTGACGGAGCAGATCGTTCAACAGGAGAAGGAGATGATTGAAAACTTGTCAGATAGGAAAACCCTCATGTCTGTCCGTGAATTGGCTAAGGGGATTACTTATACGGAACCTTTGCCTACAGGGTGGAAGCCGCCTTTGCATGTGAGAAGGATGTCTAAGAAGGAGTGTGATTTGATTCGAAAGCAGTGGCATATAATTGCTGATGGGGGTGATATCCCACCCCCGATTAAGAATTTTAAGGATATGAGGTTTCCAGAGCCAGTTTTGAAGAAGTTGAAAGCTAAGGGGATTGTACAACCAACACCCATTCAGGTGCAAGGCCTTCCTGTTATCTTATCTGGGCGGGATATGATTGGGATTGCATTCACAGGCTCAGGAAAAACTCTGGTCTTTGTGCTTCCAATGATCATGGTGGCAATGCAAGAGGAAATTATGATGCCTATTGTTCCCGGAGAAGGTCCAtttggtttgattatttgtCCATCAAGGGAACTGGCAAGGCAGACGTTTGAAGTGATTGAACAATTCTTGATACCTTTGAAGGAAGCTGGATATCCAGAGCTCAGGCCTTTGCTCTGTATTGGTGGAGTGGATATGAGATCGCAGCTTGATATTGTGAAGAAGGGTGTTCATATTGTTGTTGCCACTCCTGGGAGGCTGAAGGATATGTTGgccaagaagaaaatgaatcttGATAATTGCAGGTATTTAACATTGGATGAGGCTGATCGATTGGTAGATTTGGGATTTGAAGATGACATTAGAGAAGTTTTTGATCACTTCAAAGCTCAAAGGCAGACTCTTCTATTTTCTGCCACTATGCCTACCAAAATTCAGAACTTTGCCAGAAGTGCTTTGGTGAAACCTATTATTGTCAATGTGGGGCGTGCAGGGGCTGCAAATCTTGATGTAATTCAGGAGGTAGAGTATGTCAAGCAAGAGGCAAAAATAGTTTATCTCCTTGAGTGTCTACAAAAAACCCCACCTCCTGTTCTGATATTCTGTGAGAATAAGGCTGACGTTGATGACATCCATGAATACCTTCTCTTGAAAGGAGTGGAAGCAGTGGCCATCCATGGAGGCAAGGATCAGGAAGAGAGAGAGTATGCTATTGCTGCTTTTAAGGCTGGAAAGAAAGATGTGTTGGTAGCAACTGATGTTGCATCCAAAGGTTTGGATTTTCCTGATATTCAGCATGTCATTAACTATGATATGCCAgctgaaattgaaaattatgtCCATAGGATTGGAAGGACTGGACGATGTGGAAAGACCGGTATAGCGACAACATTTATAAACAAGAATCAAAGTGAGACAACATTACTTGACTTGAAACACCTTTTGCAAGAAGCAAAACAAAGGATTCCCCCTGTTTTGGCTGAGTTGAATGATCCAATGGAAGATAATGAAGAAATCACAGACATAAGTGGGGTCAAAGGATGTGCATATTGTGGTGGGCTTGGTCATCGCATCCGAGATTGTCCCAAATTAGAACACCAGAAGAGCATGGCAATTGCAAATAATAGAAAGGATTATTTTGGATCTGGAGGTTACAGAGGGGAAATTTGA